One window of the Shewanella cyperi genome contains the following:
- a CDS encoding DUF1488 family protein has product MNQSIIFTDLVEWLPEVRQVRFIAQQNGVNIGCLVGLPLLTKLSGTQADETNAMQLFEDVRFDLEDKAESLIEDEAFDEEGQIRL; this is encoded by the coding sequence ATGAACCAAAGCATCATTTTCACGGATTTGGTTGAGTGGTTGCCTGAGGTGCGGCAAGTTAGATTCATTGCCCAACAAAATGGTGTCAATATCGGCTGTTTGGTTGGCCTGCCACTATTAACCAAACTCAGCGGGACCCAGGCAGATGAAACCAATGCAATGCAGCTGTTTGAAGATGTGCGTTTTGATCTGGAAGATAAAGCCGAGTCGCTCATCGAAGACGAAGCCTTCGATGAGGAAGGGCAAATAAGGCTCTAA
- the aroE gene encoding shikimate dehydrogenase has protein sequence MTDKYAVFGNPIAHSKSPQIHAAFAQQTGEDISYQAILAPKDGFGDCLADFIAAGGKGANVTLPFKEQAFALCDDLSDDARLAGAVNTLVVGADGRLQGENTDGLGLVADLRRQQVELQGARVLLLGAGGAARGALGPLLRAGAHISIGNRTHAKALELAALFPGSPIVAVDAMAATRAFDLVINSTSASLQGEVPPLASAAIGPATVCYDMMYGSGCTSFNSWAKQQGAAKVIDGLGMLVGQAAESFELWRGVRPEVEPVLALLRQQLNQGEAQ, from the coding sequence ATGACAGACAAATACGCCGTATTCGGCAATCCCATCGCCCACAGCAAGTCACCGCAGATCCACGCTGCCTTTGCACAGCAAACCGGTGAAGACATAAGTTATCAAGCGATTCTGGCACCTAAGGATGGCTTTGGGGACTGCCTTGCCGACTTTATTGCCGCCGGGGGCAAGGGCGCCAATGTCACCCTGCCATTCAAGGAGCAGGCCTTTGCCCTGTGTGATGACCTCAGTGACGATGCTCGCTTGGCCGGTGCCGTTAATACCCTGGTTGTTGGTGCCGATGGGCGTTTGCAGGGTGAGAATACCGATGGCTTGGGTCTGGTCGCTGATCTGCGTCGTCAGCAGGTTGAGTTGCAGGGGGCCAGAGTGTTGCTGCTGGGGGCCGGTGGTGCCGCCAGAGGTGCGCTCGGGCCTCTGCTCAGGGCTGGCGCCCATATCAGCATCGGCAACCGAACCCACGCCAAGGCGCTTGAGTTGGCAGCCTTGTTCCCAGGTTCGCCAATAGTAGCGGTCGATGCCATGGCGGCAACCCGGGCTTTCGACTTGGTTATCAATTCCACTTCCGCCAGTTTACAGGGGGAGGTACCGCCGCTGGCGTCGGCGGCCATAGGCCCGGCAACCGTGTGTTATGACATGATGTATGGCAGTGGCTGCACCAGCTTTAATAGCTGGGCCAAACAACAAGGTGCCGCAAAGGTAATTGATGGCCTGGGCATGCTGGTGGGGCAGGCAGCCGAAAGCTTTGAGCTTTGGCGTGGTGTCAGGCCTGAGGTAGAGCCGGTACTGGCACTGCTCAGGCAACAGCTCAATCAGGGAGAAGCACAATGA
- the hemF gene encoding oxygen-dependent coproporphyrinogen oxidase, protein MGLPNADEVKAFLLQLQADICAGLEKLDGKATFVSDSWQRAEGGGGTSKVLTQGAVFEQAGVNFSHVTGAAMPASATAHRPELAGRSFEAMGVSLVIHPNNPYVPTTHANVRFFIARKEGADPVWWFGGGFDLTPYYPFEEDVIEWHRHAKALCEPFGEEVYPKYKKWCDDYFFLPHRNETRGVGGLFFDDLNEWGFERCFDFMQAVGKGFLTAYAPIVKRRKHTEFGERERDFQLYRRGRYVEFNLVYDRGTLFGLQTGGRTESILMSMPPLVRWQYAYVPEAGTAEAKLYEHYLKPRDWLALG, encoded by the coding sequence ATGGGACTTCCGAATGCCGACGAGGTAAAAGCGTTTTTATTGCAGCTGCAGGCTGACATTTGTGCCGGTCTGGAAAAGTTGGATGGCAAGGCCACTTTTGTCAGTGACAGTTGGCAGAGAGCCGAAGGCGGTGGCGGCACCAGCAAGGTGCTGACCCAGGGGGCCGTGTTTGAACAGGCCGGGGTGAACTTCTCCCATGTGACGGGCGCAGCCATGCCGGCATCGGCTACGGCACACAGACCCGAGTTGGCGGGACGCAGTTTTGAGGCGATGGGTGTTTCCCTGGTGATCCACCCCAACAACCCCTATGTGCCGACCACCCACGCCAATGTGCGTTTTTTTATTGCCCGTAAAGAGGGCGCCGATCCCGTATGGTGGTTTGGCGGTGGGTTCGATCTGACGCCCTATTATCCCTTCGAGGAAGATGTCATAGAGTGGCACAGACATGCCAAAGCCCTGTGCGAACCCTTCGGAGAAGAGGTTTACCCCAAATACAAGAAATGGTGCGACGACTACTTCTTCCTGCCACACCGCAATGAAACCCGTGGTGTCGGCGGACTGTTTTTCGATGATCTGAATGAGTGGGGCTTTGAGCGCTGCTTTGACTTTATGCAGGCTGTTGGCAAGGGTTTTCTCACCGCCTATGCCCCGATAGTCAAAAGGCGTAAGCACACAGAATTTGGCGAACGGGAGCGCGACTTTCAGTTGTACCGCCGTGGCCGTTATGTGGAATTCAATCTGGTATACGATCGCGGCACCCTGTTTGGACTGCAGACCGGTGGCCGTACCGAGTCGATTCTGATGTCCATGCCACCCTTGGTGCGTTGGCAATATGCCTATGTACCCGAAGCCGGTACGGCTGAAGCCAAGCTATACGAGCATTATCTCAAACCAAGGGATTGGTTGGCCCTGGGCTGA
- a CDS encoding group II truncated hemoglobin, whose protein sequence is MNWFKKLLPRRPASQTVHQDDRDPKQSNAYDMIGGDNTLKAIAHSFYQRMQQGDDTRELLAVHRAPLAQSEQKLYEFLSGWLGGPQLFQQKYGHPALRARHMPFAIDEQLRDQWLICMRYALEQHITNPEHRQVIYRAIATLADHMRNQ, encoded by the coding sequence ATGAACTGGTTTAAGAAATTGCTGCCCCGGAGGCCGGCATCCCAAACCGTCCATCAGGACGACAGGGATCCCAAGCAGTCCAATGCCTATGACATGATAGGCGGTGATAACACCTTAAAGGCCATTGCCCACAGTTTCTATCAGCGCATGCAGCAGGGAGACGATACCCGCGAGTTGTTGGCTGTGCATAGAGCCCCCCTGGCTCAGTCGGAGCAAAAACTGTATGAATTCCTCAGCGGTTGGCTCGGCGGTCCACAACTGTTCCAACAAAAGTATGGCCACCCCGCCCTGCGGGCCAGACACATGCCCTTTGCCATCGACGAGCAATTGCGGGATCAGTGGCTGATTTGCATGCGTTATGCGCTGGAGCAGCACATAACCAATCCCGAGCACAGGCAGGTAATCTACCGGGCGATAGCCACCCTGGCAGATCACATGCGCAACCAGTAA
- a CDS encoding L-threonylcarbamoyladenylate synthase produces MLHLEPSAIADVIATGGVIAYPTEAVYGLGCDPDNLSAVQALLDVKQRPWEKGLILIASRFEQLLSYLDLSAVTEQQLTAAQAKWPGPFTFVIPAKAEVSPLLRGSFSTIAVRVSAHPGVRTMCDAIDKPLVSTSANLAGEEPALTLAEVETQFSGKIAAVVLGELGTARQPSTIIDIQTGHIFRQG; encoded by the coding sequence ATGCTTCACCTCGAACCGTCGGCTATCGCTGACGTGATTGCCACCGGCGGCGTGATCGCCTATCCAACAGAGGCTGTGTATGGACTGGGATGCGACCCTGACAATCTGAGCGCCGTTCAGGCGCTGTTGGATGTCAAGCAAAGGCCCTGGGAAAAAGGCCTGATCCTTATCGCCAGCCGCTTCGAGCAATTGCTTTCGTACCTGGATTTATCCGCAGTGACAGAGCAGCAACTCACCGCAGCGCAAGCCAAATGGCCCGGCCCCTTCACCTTTGTCATTCCGGCAAAGGCCGAGGTCAGCCCTTTGCTGCGTGGCAGCTTCAGCACCATAGCCGTGCGGGTAAGCGCCCATCCGGGTGTCAGAACCATGTGTGATGCGATAGATAAGCCTTTGGTGTCCACCAGTGCCAATCTTGCCGGTGAGGAGCCTGCTCTGACCCTGGCGGAAGTGGAAACTCAATTCAGCGGTAAAATAGCGGCGGTGGTCTTGGGTGAGCTGGGCACAGCGCGTCAGCCATCAACCATCATTGATATTCAAACCGGCCATATTTTCAGACAAGGATAA